Sequence from the Bacillus sp. BGMRC 2118 genome:
CAGAAAACGAGAAGTAGAATTAGGCGGTGGAGACGACCGCATCGACAAGCAACATGAAAAAGGGAAGCTAACGGCACGGGAAAGAATTGACCTTCTTGTCGACCCTGGAACATTTGTAGAACTGAACCCATTTATTGAGCATCGCTCGCAAGATTTTGGATTAGGTGATAAAAAGGGTCCTGGAGACGGTGTTGTTACTGGTTACGGTAAGGTTCATGGACGTCCTATTTATTTATTCTCACAAGATTTTACTGTTTTTGGCGGAGCATTAGGTGAAATGCATGCAAAGAAAATATCCAATATCATGGATTTAGCGGCAAAAAATGGTGCACCTGTTGTTGGGTTAAATGACTCAGGAGGGGCTAGAATTCAAGAAGGTGTGGTATCATTAGATGGTTATGGTCACATCTTTTACCGTAACGCCATCTACTCGGGTGTAGTACCTCAAATTTCTGTAATTATGGGGCCATGTGCCGGTGGGGCAGTATACTCTCCTGCCATTACGGACTTTGTATTCATGGTTGAAGAAACAAGTCAAATGTTCATCACAGGTCCAAAGGTTATTGAAACAGTAACAGGTGAAAAAATTTCTTCAGAAGACCTCGGTGGAGCGAAAATGCACAACTCTGTTAGTGGGAATGCTCATTTTTCCGGTAAGACAGAAGAAGAAGTATTAGAACAAGTTCGCCATTTGTTAAGTTATTTACCACAGAACAATGAAGAAAAACCACCGAAGAGTGAGCATGATGGAGAATCTGACTACCGAGAGAATCTAACAGAAACAATCCCTTTTGATCCGCTTCGTCCTTATGATGTGAGAACAGTGGTAGAGCAGGTAGTGGATGAAGGTTCCTTCATGGAAGTACATAAAGATTTTGCAAGAAATATCGTTGTTGGATTGGCACGAATTAAAGGAGAAGTGGTAGGATTAGTATGTAATCAACCAAAGGTAATGGCTGGTGGACTTGATATTGATTCATCAGATAAAGCTGCACGCTTTATACGCTTCTGTGACTCCTTTAACATTCCAATTATTACATTTGAAGATGTAACAGGCTTCTTCCCAGGTGTAAAACAAGAACATGGTGGAATCATACGTCATGGTGCTAAAATTCTATATGCCTATTCAGAAGCAACTGTTCCAAAGTTAACAGTCATCTTGAGAAAAGCATATGGCGGGGCATATGTAGCACTGAATAGCAAAGCGATTGGGGCAGACTTAGTGTATGCATGGCCAAATGCAGAAATTGCCGTGATGGGACCTCAAGGAGCTGCCAATATTATTTTTGCTAGAGAGATCGAAAATAGTGTAAACCCAGAGCAAACGAGAGCTGATAAGATAGAAGAGTATCGTGAAAAGTTTGCAAACCCATATGTTGCAGCAAAAATGGGAATGGTAGATGATGTCATTGATCCAAGGGAAACGAGAATAAAATTAATTCAAGCACTAGAAATGTTAAGAAACAAGCGTGAAGAGAGACCTAGAAAAAAACACGGAAACATCCCTTTATAAGCATTGGAGGAATAGTACATGGTAAATCAAGAACGATTATTAAATGAATTTCTTGAATTAGTTCAAGTTGATTCTGAGACAAAGTTTGAAGCGGAGATTGCAAAAATATTAAAAGAGAAGTTTTCTTCTTTAGGTGTAGAAGTGTATGAAGATGACACAACTGCCTTAACAGGACACGGTGCAGGAAATTTAGTTTGTACGCTGCCTGCTACGAAAGATGGAGTCGATACAATTTACTTCACATCACATATGGATACGGTTGTTCCTGGTAAGGGAATTAAGCCATCTGTTAAAGATGGATATGTTGTAACAGATGGTACTACGATTTTAGGAGCTGACGATAAGACTGGTCTTGCAGCAATGTTTGAAGCAATCCGAGTTCTTAAAGAAAACAATATTCCTCATGGAACTATTGAATTCATCATCACAGTCGGTGAGGAATCCGGACTAGTAGGAGCAAAAGTACTTGATCGCTCTAAAATTACAGCTACATACGGCTACGCATTAGACAGTGACGGAAAAGTAGGAAATATCATTGTGGCAGCACCGACTCAGGCAAAAGTAAAGACAACAATCTATGGTAAAACAGCACACGCAGGGGTAGCTCCAGAAAAAGGTGTATCGGCTATCACTGTTGCTGCAAAAGCAATTGCGAAAATGCCATTAGGAAGAATCGATGAGGAAACAACAGCAAACATTGGTCGCTTTGAAGGTGGTCAACAAACAAACATCGTATGTGACCGTGTAGATATTCTTGCTGAAGCCCGTTCCTTAGTACCTGAAAAAATGGAAGCACAAGTTCAAAAGATGAAGGAAGCATTTGAATCAACTGCAGCAGAGATGGGTGGTCGTGCAGAGGTTGAAGTGACAGTGATGTATCCAGGATTTAAGTTTGGAGAAGGTGACCATGTTGTTGAAGTAGCACGTCGTGCGGCAGCAACGATTGGTCGTTCATCAGAACTTCAGCAAAGCGGGGGAGGAAGTGACGCAAACGTAATTGCAGGTCATGGAATTCCAACCGTAAACTTAGCTGTCGGATATGAAGAAATTCATACAACGAACGAGAGAATGCCAATTGAAGAGCTAGTAAAAACAGCTGAACTAGTAGTGGCGATTATTAAAGAAGTAGCAAAATAAAAAAAAGAGGCACCTGTGCCTCTTTTTATTTTCTGTTTATTTAAACTCAAAAATCTTGCTTTTTAATTCAGATTCACTTATGAGTTCACTGTCGTATTGAATGACTGCATTCATTGTATCTAGATCAATCATGGATCTTTCTACACCTTGAATTTGATTGACGTAACCTTCAAATTCACTTGATCTTGAATCATTCGACAATTGGATTGTAGTTTCTTTAATAGACAATTATGATTCCTCCAGCTTCGCTTCAGTATAGTGCATTTTAATTTTACCTATTCAAATAAGAAATATACTTGAAGAACATAACGTTTTAAATTCATGAAAAAGTCAGGTGTTTTATGATTAGAAATGAAAAGCTTTTGGCAGGAACTGCATTTCTTATGTATGTATGTTTCCTCTTTTATCTTGTATTTTTTTCTTCCTATCGTCATAATGTACAAGGCATTTTTGCTTATAATGTAGTACCATTTGAGTCCATTTCGGCTTATGTACATCATTATGACGGATTCCGAATAACGAGGCTGACAGATAATTTCTTTGGGAACATTGCAGCTTTTATTCCTTTCGGTATTCTAATTCCATGCATGATAAAAAGTGTTAAGCTTCTACAAGTCACTTTATATTCCATTCTGTTTTCCTTATTCATTGAAGTCACTCAGATTTTCTTACGTGTTGGAGCATTTGACGTAGATGATATTCTGTTAAATACAGTTGGTGGGATTTTTGGGTATGTTCTATTAAGGTCACTCGTATCCATATATAACTTGAAAGATAAATAACGATGGATAACCATACGATTCTTCCTCTTATTTTTGTATTATTGTATTCGGTTAAGGAGACAATTTGGATTTTGTAGAGAGAGGGTCCTAGGCAATATAGAGTTACATTATGTAAGTAAGGTTAAGGAATAAACATCTAATTCCTACACATTTTTCAAACGAAAGAGCGTATGCTGGAACTGAAATTCCGACATACGCTCTTTTAGTGAGTACTAGTAACAGAACAAGCTACACTCTACTTACAATTTTAGTTCAGCTCTTTCACTTTCCGTAAACACTCTGGATCTCGTGAGAAATCGGATTCCTTCTGGTCCCTCTAAGGAAAACATGCCTCCGCGTCCTGGGACAACATCAATTATGAGCTGGGTATGTTTCCAATACTCATATTGAGCTTTGGTCATGTAGAATGGACAACCACCGATTTCTCCAAGAAGGACGTCTGCTTCAGCAATTAAGAAGTCACTACGCGAAAAACACATAGGTGAACTCCCGTCACAGCAACCGCCAGATTGATGAAAAAGTAATTCACCATGCTTACTTTTGAGTTTCTCAATTAAGTCTAGAGCACTTTTTGTTGCGGTTACTTTTAACACCATGGATCAAAAGAATCCAAGCTTTTGAGGGCTATAGCTTACAAGTAAATTTTTCGTTTGTTGGTAGTGACTTAACATCATTTTGTGATTTTCACGACCAATACCCGAAGATTTATAACCACCAAATGCTGCGTGAGCAGGATAAGCATGATAACAGTTCGTCCACACACGACCTGCTTGGATTTCACGTCCAAAGCGATAGGCCGTATTCATATCACGTGTCCAAACTCCAGCACCTAATCCGTACAATGTATCATTTGCAATTTCTAGTGCTTCATTGTGATCTTTAAAGGTTGTAACAGAGACGACAGGCCCGAAAATTTCTTCCTGGAAGATTCTCATTTTGTTATGACCTTTAAATACGGTTGGCTTAATATAGTAGCCGCCTTCTAAGTCTTCAGATAAGTAGTTTCTTTCTCCACCTGCTAAAACTTCAGCACCTTCTTGCTTTCCTATTTCGAAATAAGAAAGAATTTTTTCTAATTGTTCTGTCGATGCTTGTGCACCAATCATCGTTGACACATCTAATGGATTTCCTTGCTTAATTTCTGCAACACGTGCTAATACTCTTTCCATAAATTGATCATAAATGGATTCTTGAATTAATGCTCGAGATGGACATGTACATACTTCTCCTTGATTCAATGCAAACATAACGAATCCCTCTACGGCTTTATCTAAGAAATCATCGTCCTTTGCCATGATATCCTCAAAGAAGATATTAGGTGATTTTCCACCAAGCTCAAGTGTTACAGGAATTAGGTTTTGAGATGCATATTGCATGATTAAACGGCCAGTAGTCGTTTCTCCCGTAAATGCAATTTTTGCAATTCGGCTACTAGATGCCAATGGCTTACCTGCTTCTAACCCAAAACCGTTGACAATATTTACAACTCCTGGAGGCAATAAATCCTCAATTAGCTCCATGAGAACCAATATAGATGTAGGTGTCTGTTCAGCAGGTTTTAATACGACACAGTTTCCAGCTGCAAGTGCAGGAGCCAATTTCCAAACTGCCATAAGGATAGGGAAGTTCCAAGGAATAATTTGACCAACAACTCCTAATGGCTCATGGTAATGATAGGCAACCGTATCGTTATCAATTTCAGATAGTGCACCTTCCTGCGCACGAACGGTTCCGGCGAAATAACGGAAGTGGTCAATAGCTAGTGGTAAATCTGCAGCTAACGTTTCACGAACTGGCTTTCCGTTATCCCACGTTTCAGCAACTGCTAGCATTTCAAGGTTTTGTTCCATTCGGTCTGCAATCTTGTTTAAGATGATTGCCCGATCTGTAACAGAAGTACGTCCCCATCCAGCTTTTGCTTCATGTGCAGCATCTAACGCTAACTCAATATCTTCAGAAGTTGAACGAGCTACTTCACAAAAGGCTTTACCTGTTACAGGTGTCACATTTTCAAAATATTGCCCGTTTACAGGAGCTGTCCACTTACCGCCAATATAGTTTTCATAACGACTTTTAAATGTTACCTTCGAATCAGCTTGTCCAGGTTGTGCATAAATCATCGCATATTCCTCCTTAAATAATGTACCTGCTGCTTAAAAATGTCTGTAGTAAAGTGTATTCGTTTTCATAGATTTGAGAACTAGATTCTATAAATTATTTTTTCAAATCTATGAAAAATAGATAGTTACTAGTTTCCTGTCAGTACCTGTATACTACTAGTAAGGATCAAGAGGGAGGCTACATTATGTTTATGGAATGCAGAAAAGTTGCATGGATTATGAAGGATTTTAAATATGAGTGGGGCATTGCAGGCGGTTGGGCACTGGATTTATTTCAAGGTAGAAAAACGAGAGACCATCACGATATTGAGATTGTCATTTTCCGTAGTCATCAACATAATGTAAAAGATTATTTGAAAGATTGGGAGTTTAGAAAAGTAATCAATGGAGAGTTCCAGGATTGGGGAGACGAACATCTTACTCTACCCATTCATGAAATACATGCAGTACACCGTTCTAGTGGGGAATTAATAGAAATCTTGTTAAATGAAATGGAAAAAGAGAGATGGGTATACAGAAGAGATGCCAGGATATCAAGGAATATACAATATGTGATGAATAAAACGGAAGAGGGGATTCCGTATTTACAGCCTGAAATCGTTCTATTATATAAAGCAAAACATACTAGACATAAGGATGATTTAGATTTTTATCATACCTTACCTTGTTTAAACCAGTCTCAAAGGGATTGGCTAAAGAATTCAATTGAATTATCTATTTCTCATCATAAATGGCTCGCCGATTTATAAAGAGTAGTTAAATTATTCCACTCTCTTCTCTATCAACCGTTCATATAGTATGATAGTCATATAGATGCGCCAATTGTATTAGGAGGTAAGTAATGATGAGTGAGACACTAGTATTTGATAAGGTTGTTGTATTTCAGGCGAAGGAAGAGGAATTTGGTATTCCGATTCAATATGTAGTATCCATTGAAAAAATCCAAGCGCTAACTTCAATTCCAAATATGCCGTACTATATGAATGGTGTAACAACTGTCCGTGGTGAGGTTACTCCAATATTAGATGCGAATCAAATTCTATATAAATTAAGTAGTAAAATATCCGAGCAATCACGAATGATTATTGTAAAAACGGATTCGCTTTCCTTCGGAATTATTGTGGATGATGCGAAAGAGATTATTGATATTCCTGCTGAAAGTGTTCAACAAGTTGGATTACTAGTATCTGATGCTTCCTCTTACTTAGTAGGGGTAGCGAACCTGGAAAATCGACTATTATCCTTAATTGATCCGACTAAGCTATTAAGCACACTTGCTGAAATGGACGATGTAAAAAAACAACTTCAATAATATGTTTATGAAAGGTCCAAATTGGGCCTTTTTTTATTTGCCTTTTCAGGGCTATTGACTTTATGATAAAGATAATTGTCAAGGCTCTTTTCTATAACTTTGCTCTTTTAGTACAATATGCTGGGTGTAGAACCAGTGTTAGAAGCAAATTAGGGTTGGATTAGAAGAGAGCAACTCTCTTTATGTATAGTAGTAACTAGATACTTTGCGTAAAAATTAGTTTACGCAAAGTATGAAAACAGCCATTGTCAAAAAGTAGTAAAGGGTGTAGAAGCTTGAAACAAATGTATCCGATAAATGGTCGAGTCATTCTTCATGTTGATATGAATAGTTTCTATGCTTCTGTTGAGGTGGCCTATGATCCATCGTTGAAAGGGAAACCACTTGCCATTGCAGGTAATCCGGAGGAGCGTCGAGGGATTATTGTAACCTGCAGCTATGAAGCGCGAGCACTGGGTGTAAAGGCAACCATGCCGTTATGGGAAGCAAAGCGCTTATGCCCCGAATTAATAATAAAGACACCGAATTTTGACCGATATCGAAAAGCTTCTTTAGAAATGTTTGAATATCTTCGTACCTATACACATTTAGTTCAACCTGTTTCAATTGATGAAGGATATATGGATATTTCTGAATGTTACAATATAGGGACACCGTATG
This genomic interval carries:
- a CDS encoding purine-binding chemotaxis protein CheW, whose translation is MMSETLVFDKVVVFQAKEEEFGIPIQYVVSIEKIQALTSIPNMPYYMNGVTTVRGEVTPILDANQILYKLSSKISEQSRMIIVKTDSLSFGIIVDDAKEIIDIPAESVQQVGLLVSDASSYLVGVANLENRLLSLIDPTKLLSTLAEMDDVKKQLQ
- a CDS encoding aldehyde dehydrogenase family protein, with product MIYAQPGQADSKVTFKSRYENYIGGKWTAPVNGQYFENVTPVTGKAFCEVARSTSEDIELALDAAHEAKAGWGRTSVTDRAIILNKIADRMEQNLEMLAVAETWDNGKPVRETLAADLPLAIDHFRYFAGTVRAQEGALSEIDNDTVAYHYHEPLGVVGQIIPWNFPILMAVWKLAPALAAGNCVVLKPAEQTPTSILVLMELIEDLLPPGVVNIVNGFGLEAGKPLASSSRIAKIAFTGETTTGRLIMQYASQNLIPVTLELGGKSPNIFFEDIMAKDDDFLDKAVEGFVMFALNQGEVCTCPSRALIQESIYDQFMERVLARVAEIKQGNPLDVSTMIGAQASTEQLEKILSYFEIGKQEGAEVLAGGERNYLSEDLEGGYYIKPTVFKGHNKMRIFQEEIFGPVVSVTTFKDHNEALEIANDTLYGLGAGVWTRDMNTAYRFGREIQAGRVWTNCYHAYPAHAAFGGYKSSGIGRENHKMMLSHYQQTKNLLVSYSPQKLGFF
- a CDS encoding acyl-CoA carboxylase subunit beta, producing the protein MDIYEKINDLYDRKREVELGGGDDRIDKQHEKGKLTARERIDLLVDPGTFVELNPFIEHRSQDFGLGDKKGPGDGVVTGYGKVHGRPIYLFSQDFTVFGGALGEMHAKKISNIMDLAAKNGAPVVGLNDSGGARIQEGVVSLDGYGHIFYRNAIYSGVVPQISVIMGPCAGGAVYSPAITDFVFMVEETSQMFITGPKVIETVTGEKISSEDLGGAKMHNSVSGNAHFSGKTEEEVLEQVRHLLSYLPQNNEEKPPKSEHDGESDYRENLTETIPFDPLRPYDVRTVVEQVVDEGSFMEVHKDFARNIVVGLARIKGEVVGLVCNQPKVMAGGLDIDSSDKAARFIRFCDSFNIPIITFEDVTGFFPGVKQEHGGIIRHGAKILYAYSEATVPKLTVILRKAYGGAYVALNSKAIGADLVYAWPNAEIAVMGPQGAANIIFAREIENSVNPEQTRADKIEEYREKFANPYVAAKMGMVDDVIDPRETRIKLIQALEMLRNKREERPRKKHGNIPL
- a CDS encoding M20/M25/M40 family metallo-hydrolase, whose amino-acid sequence is MVNQERLLNEFLELVQVDSETKFEAEIAKILKEKFSSLGVEVYEDDTTALTGHGAGNLVCTLPATKDGVDTIYFTSHMDTVVPGKGIKPSVKDGYVVTDGTTILGADDKTGLAAMFEAIRVLKENNIPHGTIEFIITVGEESGLVGAKVLDRSKITATYGYALDSDGKVGNIIVAAPTQAKVKTTIYGKTAHAGVAPEKGVSAITVAAKAIAKMPLGRIDEETTANIGRFEGGQQTNIVCDRVDILAEARSLVPEKMEAQVQKMKEAFESTAAEMGGRAEVEVTVMYPGFKFGEGDHVVEVARRAAATIGRSSELQQSGGGSDANVIAGHGIPTVNLAVGYEEIHTTNERMPIEELVKTAELVVAIIKEVAK
- a CDS encoding VanZ family protein — its product is MIRNEKLLAGTAFLMYVCFLFYLVFFSSYRHNVQGIFAYNVVPFESISAYVHHYDGFRITRLTDNFFGNIAAFIPFGILIPCMIKSVKLLQVTLYSILFSLFIEVTQIFLRVGAFDVDDILLNTVGGIFGYVLLRSLVSIYNLKDK
- a CDS encoding DUF779 domain-containing protein, whose translation is MVLKVTATKSALDLIEKLKSKHGELLFHQSGGCCDGSSPMCFSRSDFLIAEADVLLGEIGGCPFYMTKAQYEYWKHTQLIIDVVPGRGGMFSLEGPEGIRFLTRSRVFTESERAELKL